One genomic segment of Labrus bergylta chromosome 17, fLabBer1.1, whole genome shotgun sequence includes these proteins:
- the dcp2 gene encoding m7GpppN-mRNA hydrolase isoform X1 produces MFSTNMDTKRVEIPSGVLDDLCSRFILHIPSEERDNAIRVCFQIELAHWFYLDFCMQNTPGAPHCGIRDFAKAVFHHCPFLLPHGEDVQKVLEQWKEYKMGVPTYGAIILDEPLENALLVQGYLAKSGWGFPKGKVNEDEAPHDCAVREVLEETGFDIKNRIGKDVYIEQKITDQVVRLYIIPGVSRDTKFNPKTRKEIRNIEWFPIEKLPCHRNDMTPKSKLGLAPNRFFMAIPFIRPLREWISRTKGESTDSDDDFTNSNTPSAARSKSRRLTGSDAFPVDVWTKKQQTQSVKGNGKKSQDSPYLKKVLAEPAASRPTSKDEKRLQPRRLQDTFDRDSTSQQQLLSSNTFLNFRFDRDAIMKCFDP; encoded by the exons ATGTTTTCAACCAACATGGACACAAAAAGAGTGGAGATCCCGTCCGGAGTGCTGGACGACCTGTGCAG TCGCTTCATCCTGCACATCCCCAGCGAGGAGAGAGATAACGCCATCAGAGTGTGTTTTCAGATCGAGCTGGCTCACTGGTTCTATCTGGACTTCTGCATGCAGAACACTCCAGGAGCGCCACACTGCGGCATCCGAGACTTCGCCAAGGCTG TCTTCCATCACTGTCCCTTCCTGCTGCCTCACGGAGAAGACGTGCAGAAAGTGCTCGAGCAGTGGAAGGAGTACAAGATGGGAGTCCCAACGTACGGAGCAATAATCCTGGATGAACCTCTGGAGAAt GCGCTGTTGGTTCAGGGTTACCTGGCTAAGTCTGGTTGGGGTTTTCCAAAGGGGAAGGTGAACGAGGATGAGGCTCCTCATGACTGTGCGGTGAGAGAG GTGTTGGAGGAGACGGGCTTCGACATCAAGAATCGTATCGGTAAAGACGTGTACATCGAGCAGAAGATCACAGACCAGGTGGTCCGCCTCTACATCATCCCCGGGGTCTCCAGAGACACCAAGTTCAACCCCAAAACCAGGAAGGAGATCCGG AACATCGAGTGGTTTCCCATCGAGAAGCTGCCGTGTCACAGGAACGACATGACGCCCAAATCCAAGCTGGGACTCGCTCCAAACAGGTTCTTCATGGCCATCCCGTTCATCAG accTCTCAGAGAGTGGATCAGCAGGACGAAGGGCGAGTCGACGGACAGCGACGACGACTTCACCAACAGCAACACTCCCAGCGCCGCTCG gTCAAAGTCACGCCGCCTCACAGGAAGTGATGCGTTTCCTGTTGACGTGTGGACCAAGAAGCAGCAGACGCAG AGCGTGAAAGGAAATGGGAAGAAGAGTCAGGATTCTCCGTACCTGAAGAAAGTCCTCGCTGAGCCGGCAGCCAGCAGACCCACTTCA AAAGACGAGAAAAGACTTCAGCCCAGACGACTGCAGGACACTTTTGACagag ACTCCACCAGTCAGCAGCAGCTTCTGTCCTCCAACACTTTCCTCAACTTTAGGTTTGACCGAGACGCCATCATGAAGTGTTTCGACCCGTGA
- the dcp2 gene encoding m7GpppN-mRNA hydrolase isoform X2, producing the protein MFSTNMDTKRVEIPSGVLDDLCSRFILHIPSEERDNAIRVCFQIELAHWFYLDFCMQNTPGAPHCGIRDFAKAVFHHCPFLLPHGEDVQKVLEQWKEYKMGVPTYGAIILDEPLENALLVQGYLAKSGWGFPKGKVNEDEAPHDCAVREVLEETGFDIKNRIGKDVYIEQKITDQVVRLYIIPGVSRDTKFNPKTRKEIRNIEWFPIEKLPCHRNDMTPKSKLGLAPNRFFMAIPFIRPLREWISRTKGESTDSDDDFTNSNTPSAARSKSRRLTGSDAFPVDVWTKKQQTQSVKGNGKKSQDSPYLKKVLAEPAASRPTSVSDVRGGRSLSQTHFKRREKTSAQTTAGHF; encoded by the exons ATGTTTTCAACCAACATGGACACAAAAAGAGTGGAGATCCCGTCCGGAGTGCTGGACGACCTGTGCAG TCGCTTCATCCTGCACATCCCCAGCGAGGAGAGAGATAACGCCATCAGAGTGTGTTTTCAGATCGAGCTGGCTCACTGGTTCTATCTGGACTTCTGCATGCAGAACACTCCAGGAGCGCCACACTGCGGCATCCGAGACTTCGCCAAGGCTG TCTTCCATCACTGTCCCTTCCTGCTGCCTCACGGAGAAGACGTGCAGAAAGTGCTCGAGCAGTGGAAGGAGTACAAGATGGGAGTCCCAACGTACGGAGCAATAATCCTGGATGAACCTCTGGAGAAt GCGCTGTTGGTTCAGGGTTACCTGGCTAAGTCTGGTTGGGGTTTTCCAAAGGGGAAGGTGAACGAGGATGAGGCTCCTCATGACTGTGCGGTGAGAGAG GTGTTGGAGGAGACGGGCTTCGACATCAAGAATCGTATCGGTAAAGACGTGTACATCGAGCAGAAGATCACAGACCAGGTGGTCCGCCTCTACATCATCCCCGGGGTCTCCAGAGACACCAAGTTCAACCCCAAAACCAGGAAGGAGATCCGG AACATCGAGTGGTTTCCCATCGAGAAGCTGCCGTGTCACAGGAACGACATGACGCCCAAATCCAAGCTGGGACTCGCTCCAAACAGGTTCTTCATGGCCATCCCGTTCATCAG accTCTCAGAGAGTGGATCAGCAGGACGAAGGGCGAGTCGACGGACAGCGACGACGACTTCACCAACAGCAACACTCCCAGCGCCGCTCG gTCAAAGTCACGCCGCCTCACAGGAAGTGATGCGTTTCCTGTTGACGTGTGGACCAAGAAGCAGCAGACGCAG AGCGTGAAAGGAAATGGGAAGAAGAGTCAGGATTCTCCGTACCTGAAGAAAGTCCTCGCTGAGCCGGCAGCCAGCAGACCCACTTCAGTAAGTGATGtcagaggggggaggagcttatcTCAGACCCACTTCA AAAGACGAGAAAAGACTTCAGCCCAGACGACTGCAGGACACTTTTGA